Proteins encoded in a region of the Flammeovirga yaeyamensis genome:
- a CDS encoding DUF6909 family protein, with product MIELTRAQASRAAIERMYVVMRHLFIRGHYKPGGASGRAIMQDLLILQPEIYGTLADPQKVDLNGLVYVFDRLPKGIEETRYIKLTSEEGYEKSSFEKIIPHARRRNCYRIDEEQMFIEITRGRSEIYDILTHLTFIYIEAQKIKEHAEDEKGNPVREWVQLEKIVTGEEELSPQNEEVAFTYLATLLGQTYKETKNAHQRFVQNHDKNNGLFHIVYWMGKLAIDEAQKGDARVISFSPTLRERIGHHIYGDRWATRIKKVLSDHQLIHRPIHIISANLHSVMNSFYAKEALSSDVNEKDFDKLMEMVSQPENGHLRDNIRKKAFDKGMIQVTEDSGTNISVQIFDTAFINDAQLPKALKPEKKRDKKNAPIILVMDYAFGEQAFETMDELLKPYINEGLNIPLDIQSVSIMGKAGILKGNKGDIMIPTAHVFEGTADNYPVENDLKLEDFTDVDDLNFVDGPMISVLGTSLQNKDILKFFKDSSWGAIGLEMEGAHYQKAIQGASKIRNNIKKDVKVRYAYYASDNPLITGSTLANGSLGLTGVKPTYAITLKILDKILN from the coding sequence ATGATAGAATTAACTAGAGCACAAGCATCGAGAGCTGCCATCGAAAGAATGTATGTTGTAATGCGTCACCTTTTTATAAGAGGTCATTACAAGCCAGGTGGAGCTTCGGGGCGTGCTATTATGCAGGACTTATTAATTTTACAACCTGAAATTTACGGCACATTGGCCGACCCTCAAAAAGTAGATCTTAATGGCTTGGTCTATGTTTTTGATCGATTACCAAAAGGTATTGAAGAAACTAGATATATTAAATTAACCTCTGAAGAAGGATATGAAAAATCTTCCTTCGAAAAAATTATTCCTCACGCAAGAAGAAGAAATTGCTACAGAATTGATGAGGAACAAATGTTTATCGAGATCACAAGAGGTAGATCAGAAATATACGACATCCTAACACATCTAACATTTATCTATATTGAAGCTCAAAAAATTAAAGAGCACGCAGAAGATGAAAAAGGAAACCCTGTTAGAGAGTGGGTTCAATTAGAAAAAATTGTCACAGGTGAAGAGGAATTATCACCTCAAAATGAAGAGGTTGCATTCACTTACCTAGCAACTTTATTAGGACAAACATACAAAGAGACGAAAAATGCCCACCAACGATTTGTTCAAAATCACGATAAAAATAATGGCCTTTTTCACATTGTTTACTGGATGGGTAAATTAGCTATCGATGAAGCTCAAAAAGGTGATGCTAGAGTGATTAGCTTTAGTCCAACACTTAGAGAAAGAATCGGACATCACATTTATGGCGATCGTTGGGCAACAAGAATTAAGAAAGTCCTGTCTGATCATCAATTAATTCATAGACCAATTCACATTATCAGTGCGAATTTGCACAGTGTAATGAATTCATTCTATGCTAAAGAGGCACTTTCCTCAGATGTAAATGAGAAAGACTTCGATAAATTGATGGAGATGGTGAGTCAGCCTGAAAATGGTCACCTAAGAGATAACATCAGAAAAAAGGCATTTGATAAAGGAATGATTCAAGTGACTGAGGATTCAGGAACCAACATTTCAGTTCAGATATTTGATACAGCATTTATCAACGATGCCCAATTACCTAAGGCGCTTAAACCTGAAAAGAAAAGAGATAAGAAAAATGCTCCGATCATTTTGGTAATGGATTACGCATTTGGTGAACAAGCCTTTGAAACAATGGATGAGTTATTAAAACCATACATTAACGAAGGATTAAACATTCCTTTGGATATCCAATCGGTTTCTATCATGGGTAAAGCAGGAATTCTGAAAGGTAACAAAGGAGATATCATGATACCTACAGCCCACGTTTTTGAAGGTACAGCCGACAATTACCCTGTAGAAAACGACCTAAAATTGGAAGACTTTACAGATGTAGACGATCTTAACTTTGTAGACGGCCCTATGATTTCAGTATTGGGTACGTCACTACAAAACAAAGATATTTTGAAGTTCTTTAAAGATTCTTCTTGGGGAGCAATTGGCTTGGAAATGGAAGGTGCACACTATCAAAAAGCCATCCAAGGTGCCTCTAAAATCAGGAACAACATCAAGAAAGATGTGAAGGTAAGATATGCCTATTATGCATCAGACAATCCTTTGATAACAGGTAGTACTTTAGCCAACGGAAGTCTTGGTTTGACGGGTGTGAAACCAACTTATGCCATCACTTTAAAAATCTTGGATAAGATTTTAAACTAA
- a CDS encoding class I SAM-dependent methyltransferase, with the protein MTEKVFGKALAPENDPMGSGIASYYDSKDDELCVKVYSDFSEPDDIPVPLLFREENDMPEIEVLALDQCNGKILDVGAGAGSHAMALQKRGKDVTAMDISLKAVETMKKRGVKKVIAGDIYQYTGPKFDTLLMLMNGIGLVGTLDGLAEFLVKAKDYLNPGGQLVFDSSDIIHLFEDEDGSYLIDLTAEYYGQIQYWMEFKDIKGAEFDWLYVSYPVLEEYAATAGYDIKLLYVGELNHYLVSLSLKND; encoded by the coding sequence ATGACAGAAAAAGTTTTTGGAAAAGCTTTAGCTCCTGAAAATGACCCCATGGGAAGTGGTATTGCTTCATACTACGATTCTAAAGATGATGAACTTTGTGTAAAAGTTTATTCGGATTTTAGCGAACCCGACGACATCCCTGTTCCTTTGTTGTTCAGAGAAGAAAATGATATGCCAGAAATTGAAGTTTTGGCATTAGATCAGTGTAATGGTAAAATCTTAGATGTAGGTGCTGGTGCAGGATCCCATGCAATGGCCCTTCAGAAAAGAGGTAAAGATGTTACTGCTATGGACATCTCTTTGAAAGCTGTAGAAACAATGAAAAAGAGAGGTGTAAAAAAAGTAATTGCAGGAGATATCTATCAATATACCGGTCCAAAGTTCGATACTTTATTGATGCTGATGAACGGTATCGGTTTAGTGGGAACGCTAGATGGTCTTGCAGAGTTTTTAGTAAAAGCTAAAGACTATCTAAATCCGGGAGGTCAACTAGTATTTGATTCTTCAGATATCATCCATCTTTTTGAAGATGAAGACGGTTCATACCTTATTGACCTTACTGCAGAGTACTACGGTCAGATTCAATATTGGATGGAATTCAAGGATATCAAAGGAGCAGAATTTGATTGGCTTTATGTGAGTTACCCTGTATTAGAAGAGTATGCAGCAACGGCCGGTTACGACATCAAACTACTGTATGTTGGAGAGTTAAACCATTATTTGGTTTCCTTATCATTAAAAAACGATTAA
- the tgt gene encoding tRNA guanosine(34) transglycosylase Tgt, translating to MGLTFELSHKDPQTKARAGKITTEHGEIKTPIFMPVGTAGTVKAVHQRELKEDINAEIILGNTYHLYLRPGMEILEKAGGLHKFNGWDRPILTDSGGYQVFSLANNRKIKEEGVTFRSHIDGSKHLFTPEKVMDIERTIGADIIMAFDECPPYPSDYTYAKNSMHLTHRWLQRCVDRLDETEPKYGYHQALFPIVQGSTYRDLRTQSAETIASFECEGNAIGGLSVGEPAEMMYEHTELVCSILPEDKPRYLMGVGTPANILENIALGVDMFDCVMPTRQARHGMVFTTQGIMNLKNKKWEDDYSPLDAQLGGYASTFYTKAYMRHLFKAGEALGGMIASVHNLTFYLWLVREARQHIIDGDFREWKNAIIPTLMQRL from the coding sequence ATGGGATTAACTTTCGAATTATCGCACAAAGACCCTCAAACAAAGGCTCGTGCAGGTAAAATAACCACCGAACATGGTGAGATAAAAACTCCTATATTCATGCCTGTAGGTACTGCTGGAACTGTAAAAGCGGTACATCAACGTGAATTAAAGGAGGATATTAATGCAGAAATTATCTTAGGCAACACCTATCACCTATATTTAAGACCAGGCATGGAAATCTTAGAAAAGGCAGGTGGTTTACATAAATTTAATGGTTGGGATAGACCTATATTAACCGATAGTGGTGGATATCAAGTATTCTCTTTAGCCAATAATAGAAAGATCAAAGAAGAAGGAGTAACTTTCAGATCTCACATTGATGGTTCAAAACACTTATTCACACCAGAGAAAGTGATGGATATTGAAAGAACTATTGGTGCCGACATTATCATGGCTTTTGATGAATGTCCTCCTTACCCATCGGATTATACATATGCTAAAAACTCTATGCACCTTACACACCGTTGGTTACAAAGATGTGTGGATCGTTTAGATGAAACTGAACCTAAGTACGGATATCATCAAGCACTTTTCCCAATTGTACAAGGATCGACTTACAGAGACTTAAGAACACAATCGGCGGAAACAATCGCTTCTTTTGAATGCGAAGGTAATGCTATTGGTGGATTATCAGTTGGAGAACCTGCTGAGATGATGTACGAACATACAGAACTTGTTTGTAGCATTCTTCCAGAAGACAAGCCTAGATACCTTATGGGTGTAGGTACTCCTGCAAATATTCTAGAAAACATTGCTTTAGGTGTAGATATGTTTGATTGTGTGATGCCTACTCGTCAGGCGAGACACGGTATGGTCTTCACGACTCAAGGTATCATGAACTTGAAAAATAAGAAGTGGGAAGACGATTACTCACCTCTTGATGCTCAATTAGGTGGATATGCCAGCACATTCTATACTAAAGCATATATGAGACACCTTTTCAAAGCGGGTGAAGCTTTAGGTGGTATGATCGCTAGTGTACATAACCTTACTTTCTATTTATGGTTAGTAAGAGAGGCGCGTCAGCATATTATTGATGGCGATTTCAGAGAATGGAAAAACGCTATCATTCCAACGTTAATGCAGAGATTATAA
- a CDS encoding tetratricopeptide repeat protein, whose product MNLLSNTISGRGYLLIGFIILSHLTFGKVEKYPELTTVQKYFSQSKMTSDLDSSLFWLDKALTALDSDNEENDSLRAEICRYGFNISLKVGLLSKGVGYSFEALQLYEQQERWQEYLSTLNQVAIAYFKTKHYDLSLEKYQEIESFLEHHKDDKSIKYDLILGSIYNNIGVIYDHRSDNDQALSFYGKSVHHSKIAGDKKNLSNVYINMAKIYEVENDELLAEGMFLKAYELRKQLNDEYLLAKIYGHLGYFYLSTNQLDSSEDYLKKCLLLSDKLEAKEIMMNAYQYLSELEEIKGHPQIAFDYYKEFKAISDEILQNDASEELLLTAQKYKFEKREAVLLLENQKSMYLISIIALFSAVLITLFFALWMIRRGKHINDLLKAEHLALENDHLNLEKKNLEDSLEFKNKELTTNVMYLMKKNELINDVSERLIALRPSVEKKDQKKIYKIISELQSAKDSDVWEEFEAHFSSVHNEFYDVLNQKFPNLTPSEKKLCAFLRLNLTSKEICTITRKSPNSLHVARSRLRKKLGLDHSDINLHTFLENIY is encoded by the coding sequence ATGAACTTATTATCAAACACCATAAGTGGAAGAGGATATCTGCTTATAGGCTTCATTATACTTTCTCATCTTACTTTTGGAAAAGTTGAAAAATACCCTGAATTAACTACGGTTCAGAAGTATTTCTCTCAGTCAAAAATGACAAGCGATTTAGACAGTTCTCTTTTTTGGTTAGATAAAGCTTTAACAGCACTAGATTCTGATAATGAAGAAAACGATTCTTTAAGGGCCGAAATTTGTCGTTATGGGTTTAATATTTCTTTAAAAGTAGGTCTTCTTTCCAAAGGGGTAGGATATTCTTTCGAAGCACTTCAGTTATATGAACAACAAGAAAGGTGGCAGGAATACTTGAGTACGTTAAATCAAGTGGCTATTGCTTATTTTAAAACCAAACACTATGATTTGTCATTAGAAAAATATCAAGAAATAGAATCTTTCTTGGAACATCATAAAGATGATAAAAGCATCAAATACGATCTCATATTAGGAAGTATCTACAATAATATTGGGGTGATTTATGATCATAGAAGTGATAATGATCAGGCCTTAAGCTTTTATGGGAAATCGGTTCATCATTCTAAAATAGCAGGCGATAAGAAAAACTTATCCAATGTGTATATCAACATGGCTAAGATTTACGAAGTTGAAAATGATGAGTTGTTAGCAGAAGGGATGTTTTTGAAAGCGTATGAGTTAAGAAAACAATTGAATGATGAGTATTTATTGGCAAAAATATATGGGCATCTTGGTTATTTTTATTTGAGCACAAATCAACTTGATTCCTCAGAAGATTATTTAAAAAAGTGTTTGCTACTCTCCGATAAATTAGAAGCAAAGGAAATCATGATGAACGCCTATCAGTATTTGTCTGAGTTAGAAGAAATAAAAGGTCATCCTCAAATTGCCTTCGATTATTACAAAGAGTTCAAAGCAATAAGCGATGAGATTTTACAAAATGATGCTTCGGAGGAATTACTACTCACGGCTCAAAAATATAAATTCGAAAAAAGAGAAGCGGTACTTTTATTGGAGAATCAAAAATCTATGTATTTGATCTCCATTATCGCATTATTCAGTGCTGTTTTAATCACTTTGTTTTTTGCTTTATGGATGATTAGGCGTGGTAAACATATTAACGACTTACTAAAAGCGGAACATCTTGCCTTAGAGAATGATCATCTTAATTTAGAGAAAAAGAACTTGGAGGATAGTCTTGAATTTAAAAACAAAGAACTAACCACCAATGTCATGTATCTGATGAAAAAGAATGAGCTGATTAATGATGTATCTGAGCGTCTGATAGCACTGCGCCCAAGTGTGGAAAAGAAAGATCAGAAAAAGATATATAAAATAATATCTGAGTTACAATCGGCCAAAGACAGTGATGTGTGGGAGGAATTTGAAGCGCATTTTTCTTCCGTTCATAATGAATTTTATGATGTACTCAACCAGAAATTTCCTAATCTTACACCCAGCGAAAAGAAACTGTGTGCTTTCCTACGATTAAACCTTACTTCCAAAGAAATATGCACAATCACGCGTAAATCACCCAATAGTTTACATGTGGCTAGAAGCCGATTGAGAAAAAAACTGGGCTTGGATCACTCCGATATCAACTTACACACATTTTTAGAAAATATATATTAA
- a CDS encoding universal stress protein — MSVFKRTIIALDGTEKDLPLLKHASKYLQRNEVEKIYFVHVQESLDLPKEVLEKYPDMMSPLDESIRENIEKLVTEHIPYIKDMDYDLMVEEGDPAETIIKLSKRKQATMVILGKNSSGKKTGAIARKIASFSPSSIMFAPELLNEETPKVLLPINFSDTSKEALEQVEEIAELIDNVEVVAVNCYKVPSGYSSVGKSYEEMTKILGDVSQKKLDKFVSTTNNSDNIKTVSVLVKDDENVADTVYKYAKQEDVNIIVIGSKSRTWMASMLLSSTAEQLLQSDINIPLMIYKNKKKTLDVFDFFERI; from the coding sequence ATGTCAGTATTTAAAAGAACAATAATCGCTTTAGATGGAACAGAAAAAGACCTTCCGTTACTAAAACATGCAAGCAAATACCTGCAAAGAAATGAAGTAGAGAAAATTTATTTTGTGCACGTTCAAGAATCATTGGACCTGCCTAAAGAAGTATTAGAAAAATATCCTGATATGATGAGTCCTTTGGATGAGTCAATCAGAGAAAATATCGAAAAGCTAGTTACTGAACATATTCCATATATTAAAGATATGGATTATGACCTAATGGTAGAAGAAGGCGATCCTGCTGAGACCATCATTAAGCTTTCAAAAAGAAAGCAAGCTACTATGGTGATTCTTGGCAAAAATTCTTCTGGAAAGAAAACAGGTGCAATTGCTCGTAAAATTGCTTCCTTCTCTCCATCGTCTATCATGTTTGCACCAGAACTATTAAACGAAGAGACACCGAAAGTACTTCTTCCTATTAACTTTAGCGATACCTCTAAAGAAGCCTTAGAACAGGTAGAAGAAATCGCTGAATTAATCGATAATGTAGAGGTTGTTGCAGTAAACTGTTATAAAGTTCCCAGTGGTTACTCATCTGTGGGTAAAAGCTATGAAGAAATGACCAAAATCTTAGGAGATGTTTCTCAGAAGAAATTAGATAAGTTTGTGAGCACAACGAATAACTCTGATAATATTAAAACAGTATCTGTTTTAGTTAAAGACGACGAAAATGTAGCAGATACAGTCTATAAATATGCTAAACAAGAAGATGTCAATATCATAGTGATTGGATCAAAAAGTAGAACTTGGATGGCCTCTATGTTGTTAAGTTCTACGGCGGAACAATTACTTCAGTCTGATATAAATATACCTCTAATGATTTACAAGAATAAAAAGAAAACATTAGATGTATTCGATTTCTTCGAAAGAATTTAA